One Bacteroidales bacterium genomic window, GGCCGGGAGACCAAATAAAATTTGCAAGTCGCGGATTATCAGGTAAGCCTTCAACTTGTTTAGTATCAGGTCCTGATAACTTTTTTACTTTAATGTTATTGTAATATGTAATCCTGCTTGAGATATTTGTTTTCGGGTTAATTCTTAAACCACCAAGTCGCATTTCAATTTCAGAAAGTTCATCAATAGTTTGATATCTGTCTTTGAAAATCATAATCATATTTTCCCATTTATGATCAATCCTTACCCAAGGAGCTTGTGGTACGTCAACTAAATCAAGGATTTCTTTCGGAGGTTTTTGATATTTAATGTTTTCTTGGCTGAAAGAAACAAGGAAAAACTGAAATGTTAAAAAGAATGTCAGTAAGAACTTCATAACGAAATATCTTTAAAGTACATTATTATAACTGTAATTAAGCGAATTTATTTGTAAAGATAATAAATTCTGTGTTAATAACATAGATTAAAAGATAAAAATAATTATTTCTTATTCAATGGCAGTTCAATACCATAAGCTCCTTTCTTATCTTCTCGTTTAAGCATTATCGCAAAAAACAGTCCTAATAATCCCAAGCCGGCGAACATTATTATGGTCATTGTATAATCAGTAACTTCAGGATTGCCGGGATTTGTTTTATCGAGTATTATTCCCGCTAATAACGGGAATGCCCATAAGCCGAGATTCTGAATGGAATACATTAATCCATAAGCTGTACCTATCTTTTTTTCATCCACCAACTTAACCATGCTTGGCCACATGGCAGCAGGTACCAATGAAAAGGCAATTCCTAATAAGATCATCGGGAAATATGGCAGGATATTCGTGAAACCAAATAATGTGTGTACTAACAGTAAAGCTAAAGAACCGAATATCATTGCGGTTGCACTTTTTCCTCTTCGATCAATCAAGAAACCGAATAAAGGTGTAAAAATCATTGTCGCTAACGGTAAGAGAGAAGTTATTCTACCGCTTTGAATATCCGTAAATCCGAATTTGTCCGCAAAGAAATCCGGAGCGAATGCCAAGAACGGAAATACAGCAGAGTAAAAGGTTACACACAGCAAAGCAATATAGATATAAGCTCTGTTTCCCAAAATATCAAAGACATCTTTAAATGAGAATTTGTTTGGTTCTTGCACCTTTTCAACTTCTTTATCTTCTGTAACTTGTTTATCAAATTTTGCATCGAACAGCATATAAACAATAAATGCCAGTAAACCCATGCATACAAGAATAGCTGCCAGCCAAACGGCTGTTGTTAAATTTTGACCGTCGTTTGCAAGAACAGGTGATGCTTGCAGTGCCGCAAAAGTTCCCAGACGTCCGAAGCCGACTTTCAAACCGAAAGCCAGTGCTAAATCCTTGCCTTTGAACCATTTTACAAGAATTTTACTTACTACAACAATACTGGTTTCTGCACCCAGACCAAAAAAGAAACGACCTAATAACATCATCTTCAATTCCGGAGAATAATTTGGCAAGAAAGTTTGCATAAAACCATATGCAAAGCCGCCTTCTCCATATAAATCGGAAGCACCATATGCAGTAAGAACAGCACCAAAAGCCATGAAAAAAACAAACATAAAACCGGTTCGTCTTATACCAATTTTATCGAGTATTATTCCTCCAATCACAGCCATTAATAAGAATGTATTCGGAATAGAATAAAAAGAGACGAATAATCCGTAATCTGTATTAGTAAAATTAAATTCAGCTTTCAGCAAATCCTTTAAAGTTGAGAAAGCATCGTAAAAATAATAATTCACCGAAAGGATAAAACCTACTAAAATAAGAATACCCCAACGTAGAGCAGGGGATTTATTGATTGCTTTTTTGATTTGTTCCATTTACCTTGTATTAAATCACCAAATATAAGAACTATTCATAATAATATTAAACTGTAAATTCATATTTTAAAGTTCAAAGATTTTTTATATGTGTTGTCTTAATGTGTTTTTCCTGTTTTATACCACGTAGATTGCATAGAACACAAAGATAATATTTTGAAAATATTATTTAGAGAGTTTTTGTTGAATTGCTTTTTTAACCAAACTTCGTTTCCAAACGGCAAATTTTTCAATTTTCCCTGATTGCAAAATAATTTTCAAACCATTTGGGACGATTCCCAAAGTATTATAAAATTCAACTGATTTAATGTCGGAATAATCTATTGACAGCTCGTGAACTTGAAGATTTACTGCATGAGATTTAAATACAA contains:
- a CDS encoding MFS transporter, translating into MEQIKKAINKSPALRWGILILVGFILSVNYYFYDAFSTLKDLLKAEFNFTNTDYGLFVSFYSIPNTFLLMAVIGGIILDKIGIRRTGFMFVFFMAFGAVLTAYGASDLYGEGGFAYGFMQTFLPNYSPELKMMLLGRFFFGLGAETSIVVVSKILVKWFKGKDLALAFGLKVGFGRLGTFAALQASPVLANDGQNLTTAVWLAAILVCMGLLAFIVYMLFDAKFDKQVTEDKEVEKVQEPNKFSFKDVFDILGNRAYIYIALLCVTFYSAVFPFLAFAPDFFADKFGFTDIQSGRITSLLPLATMIFTPLFGFLIDRRGKSATAMIFGSLALLLVHTLFGFTNILPYFPMILLGIAFSLVPAAMWPSMVKLVDEKKIGTAYGLMYSIQNLGLWAFPLLAGIILDKTNPGNPEVTDYTMTIIMFAGLGLLGLFFAIMLKREDKKGAYGIELPLNKK
- a CDS encoding PH domain-containing protein, coding for MFKINLELKDNEIIEITRPANHFLGFEGVGGKIFITNQRFVFKSHAVNLQVHELSIDYSDIKSVEFYNTLGIVPNGLKIILQSGKIEKFAVWKRSLVKKAIQQKLSK